The nucleotide window TTGTATCGCTAAAAGGGATACAATTGAAAACGAACTTAATACGGTTTGAATAGTCGAAACTATCGCTATTCCTAGTGTGATATTCTTTGTGTTATTGAGCATTCTAGCATGCTCTGGTTTAACTTCAACAGACATCCTTACAACTCCTCTTTAACATTCTATACACCAGACTTTACCATATTTAAAGAGAAATTGTAAGTAGTAATTAGTTTTCGATTCGAACTTCTGCAGCCTTTTGCAAAAATGCGCCTAGTTCAGCGGATTTCTCTTCGTGCAACATTTGCACAACTTTACTTCCGATAATCACACCATCACAGACATGCGCAAATTTTTCTACATGTTCGATGGAGGAAACCCCAAACCCCGCAAGAACTGGAACAGGACTAATGCTTTTTAAATAAGCTAAATGGCTATCAATATGCGTGTCAAATTCAGTCCGTACGCCAGTTGTCCCGTTGACCGTCACCGCATAAATAAATCCTTCAGCTTGTTTCGCAATTTCTTCTAGACGCTCTTTCGGACTAGTCAATGAAACGAGCGGGATAAGCGCGATATCTGTTCCTTCGAGTTCCGGTGTAATGAGCGTTTGATGTTCATAAGGCAAATCTGGAATAATAAGCCCTTTTACCGGCG belongs to Listeria swaminathanii and includes:
- the trpA gene encoding tryptophan synthase subunit alpha; translated protein: MTKTLTRKLANKEHAAVVTYIMGGDGGLDALEEQLLFLEKSGVSAIEIGIPFSDPVADGPIIQLAGLRALKEHVSLEAILTKLQASKVQIPLIIMSYINPIFHLGIPKFVELLQKTPVKGLIIPDLPYEHQTLITPELEGTDIALIPLVSLTSPKERLEEIAKQAEGFIYAVTVNGTTGVRTEFDTHIDSHLAYLKSISPVPVLAGFGVSSIEHVEKFAHVCDGVIIGSKVVQMLHEEKSAELGAFLQKAAEVRIEN